In Listeria cossartiae subsp. cossartiae, the genomic window CTTCTCTTGCGAAGCCCATTTCGTGCGTTACGACGACCATGGTCATACCTTCTTTAGCCAGTGATTTCATAACGCTTAAAACTTCACCGACCATTTCAGGGTCAAGTGCAGAAGTTGGTTCATCGAATAGCATTACATCTGGATTCATTGCGAGCGCTCGGGCAATGGCTACCCGTTGTTGCTGTCCACCAGAAAGTTGCGAAGGATAGCTAGTTGCTTTATTAGCTAGTCCAACTTTTTCAAGTAAGGAAAGGGCATGTTTTTTGGCAACTGCACTATCTTCATTTTTCACTTTTGTTGGAGCGAGCATCAGGTTTTCGAGTACGTTTTTATGTGGGAATAAGTTGAAGTTTTGGAAAACCATGCCCATTTTTTGGCGTAGTTCGTTGACGTTGGTTTGTTTTGCCATTAGGTCTTTGTTTTCGAAAAGAATTGTGCCGGATGTTGGTTGTTCTAATAAGTTTAGGCAACGTAAGAAAGTACTTTTTCCGCTTCCGGAAGGGCCGATAACTACGACCACTTCTCCGGATGCGATTTCAAGGTCAATGCCTTTTAAGACTTCTAATTTACCGAAATGTTTGTGTAAGTTTTTAATATCAATCACTTGTTCTCATTCTCCTTTCAGCAACACCTAGTAGTCTCGACAGGCTAAATGTTAGTACAAAGTAAATTAACGATGTAATGATTAGCGGGATAAATGGTTTGAAGCTTGCGCCTTGGACTACGCCAGTCATAAACATTAGTTCAGTTACACCGATAACGGATACGATGGAAGATTCTTTAATAACAGTAACAAATTCATTACCAAGTGCAGGAAGAATATTTTTTACAGCTTGCGGTAAGATGATGTAACGCATGCTTGCTCCTTGTGTCATACCAAGGGAACGAGCTGCTTCCATTTGGCCTTTGTTGACAGCGGAAATACCTGCGCGGATAATTTCAGCAACATAAGCGGCACTGTTTAAGGATAGGGCGATACAACCGGAAACAAAGGCGGATACGTCCATTCCGATAATTTGCGTTCCGAAAAAGACGATGAAAATTTGAATAAGAAGTGGCGTACCACGGACAAATTCAATGTAACATGCTGCTGGCCAGCGTAACCATCTTGTTTTCGCTAGTTTCATGAGCGCTAGTAATGAGCCGAGAATGGCGCCACATAATACGCCGATAGCGGCAAGGGCAATCGTGATTAATGTACCAGTGATAAAGTAATTGCCATATTTTTCGTAGAAGCTACCATCTTGGAACATTAGTTTATTGGCTTCTTTTTGATATTTTTTTAGTAAGCCTGTGTCTTGGATGTCTTTAATGGATGCGTTGACTTTTGCTTGCAAATCAGTGGAGCCTTTTGGCATTGCGATGGCTGTTTCTTTACTACCGTTAGCAAATTTAATATCGGCCATTGCTAGTGTCTTATCTTGGCTAATATACGCTTCGGCAACAGGGCCTTCTAAAACAACGGCGTCGACTTTGTTGCTTTTAAGGTTAAGGATGAGGTCGGGTACTTTTTGAAGGGAAACTACTTCAGAGCCAACTAATTCATTTTGCGCTAATTCTTCTTGGGTAGTTTGTTTTTGGGCGCCGACTTTTACACCACTAAAATCATTTACACTCGTATATTTATCTTTATCTGTTTTTCTAATCACAACTCGTTGTTGAACGAACATATATGGATCAGAGAAATCTACTTCTTTTTGACGTTCGGGTGTAGGTGACATCCCGGAAATAATCATATCAATTTTGCCGGTTTTTAGTGAGCCAAGTAAACTGTCGAAGTTCATTTCTTTAATATCTAACTTCACGTCTAAATCTTTGGCAATTTTTTCGGCAATGCTTACATCAAAACCAACGACTTTATCTTTACCGTCGATTGTTTGATGAAATTCATACGGTGGATAGTCAGCGGAAAGTCCGACTGTCAAAACACCTTTTTCTTGAATATTAGCTAAGGTTTGATCCTTGGTATCAGCGGCGAACACAGTAGTGAAGCCAGAAAATACAACTATAAAAACAAGTAAAATTGCTGCGAACTTTTGTAATAAATGCTTCTGCATAAGTACAACTCCCTTTAGTATTTGAGTAATTTATAATAAATGAATCGTTATTATCGATGTTTATTATAATACATCAAAATGAGTAAATATGCAATATATTTTTAAAACAATCTTATTTTTACGTATAATTATTAGTTTTATTCAAAAAAATGTATAAAAAGAACCTCGCATAAGCAAGGCTCTAAAGTTTATTAAAGAATGAATCTTAGTACATAGAAGATAAGGGCTGCAATGGTTGCAGAAATAGGAAGTGTGATAACCCATGTAATAATCATGCGTTGTGCAGTATCCCATTTGACACCTTTCACACGGTGAGCTGTTCCAACACCAAGGATAGAAGAGCTGATTACGTGCGTTGTACTAACTGGTAAATGAATGAAAGTGGCACCGAAAATAATGATAACGGAACTTAAATCAGCCGCTACACCATTAACTGGTTTGATTTTCATGATTTTACCGCCGACAGTTTTGATGATTTTCCAACCACCAATACTTGTACCAATCGCCATGGCAATCGCACAGGATACTTGAACCCATAGCTGCACATCATCGGTTGTTTGGAAACCACTAGCAATTAAGGCCATTGTGATAATACCCATTGATTTTTGTGCATCGTTTGTTCCGTGTGTGTAAGATTGTAGCGCAGCAGTTCCGACTTGAATCATCCGGAAGCGCCGATTGGTCGTGGCTAAGTTTAAGTTCTTCAAGAATATCTTGAAAAGTGAATATATCGTGTAACCGACTACGAAAGCAAGTACAGGAGATACTAATAAACCAACAATGATTTTAGTAAATCCGCTGTATTCGATTGATGCAAATCCAGCTGATGCAATGGCTGCACCGGCGATGGAACCAATCAAGGCGTGAGAGGAACTACTAGGAATTCCGAAATACCAAGTGATTAAGTTCCATGCAATAGCTGAAAGTAATGCTGCTAAAATAACAAGTTCCCCGTGTTCTAAAGCGAACGGATTAACAATGTCTTTTGTAATTGTTTTAGCAACCCCTGTGAATGAAATAGCACCCACAAAGTTCATTACAGCAGCGAGAATAATCGCATGTCGTGGTTTTAAGGCTTTTGTAGAGACACTAGTCGCAATGGCGTTAGCTGTATCATGGAACCCGTTAATTAGGTCAAATGCTAGCGCGGCAAGTACGATGACGAGGGTGATGAGAAACATTCCTTCCATCTATCTAGGCCCCTTACGCATTTTTCATGACAATTGATTCAAGCGTATTCGCAACGCTTTGACAACTATCAGCAATGTCTTCTAATTTTTCATAAACTTCTCTTAGACGAATAAGTTTAATTGGATCTTTTTCGTTTTGGAAAAGTTGGATTAGTGATTCGCGGTAAACATCATCACATTGAGATTCGTAATCTTTAATTTGGATCGCAAGTTTACGAACATCTTTAAGTTTTTTATCAAAAACAAGATCAACTGCTTTTTCAATTTCAACAGTGCTTGCTTGAATAGCTTGGATAAATTTAGTCATGTATTCATCATAATGAGTGATTTGGCAGATTTCTAGTGAGAAAGCTGTTTCATCAAGTGCATCCATCACGTCGTCAAGGCGGTTAGTAAGTTCTAACATATCCTCACGTTCGATTGGTGTGATGAAAGCGTCGTTTAATTCCATAATCATTTTGTGAACCATGGAGTCCCCAGCTGTTTCATATTCTTTGATTTTATTCGAGAAAGTATGTAGATCCTCCACCGAATTAATGTTGTAAGTTGCAAAGAAATTTGCACCTTCATGTAAATTTACTGCAATGTCATGCAACAACGAAGCAAAACGGTCTTTTTTATTTTTAAAAGCCATTTTCTTAATTCCCCCGATCATTTTTGGTCATTAATAATCAGCTCGCTTTTACTTTGAAAAGGGAGCTTTTTTCTTAACGATAAGTTAACAAAAATTAATAAAAAACTTGATAGATCTTTACCACAAATTAATACTAACATAGGATGGGAATAAATAGGAAACTTTTTTTTGGTGACTCTGCAAATAAACGTTCTGACAGCGTTTCCAATGGCTGTTTTTAGGTATTTCACTAAATGAATAAAAAAAGTAGATTTTTTGTGGCTTTTTATTAGGAGAGTAAGGCGCATTTCGGTATACTGGTTTTAAAATATAAATTTGCGAAAATAGTGTATAATTCATTTAAGAGAAAAAGTTCACAAAACAGTTTTCGTGAGGAGGGTTTCGTTTTGACAAAAACTTTACAAGACAGAATGATACTGCCGGGGAATGAGACAATTCCTTATATTGGACTTGGTGTGTTTCAAGTAACAGAACAGGAATTTATCGCTGGTGCTGTGGAGAAGGCGATTGAAGTTGGTTATCGGTTGTTTGATACAGCAGCAGTTTATAATAATGAAGCAATTGTTGGTCAAGCGATTGCGGGAAGTGCGGTCTCGCGCGAAGAATTAGTTATTAGTTCAAAAGTGTGGAACGGTGACCTTGGCTACGATGAGACGTTATTTGCGTTTGAGCGGACGCTGCGCAATTTGAAGCTAGATTATTTGGATTTATATTTGATTCATTGGCCTGTTGCAGGGAAATACCGTGATTCTTGGCGTGCGATGGAGCGACTGCATGCTGAAAAATTGATTAAGTCGATTGGGGTTGCGAATTTCAAGCAACATCATTTAAGTGATTTATTAGTTGCTGCCAATGAAAAACCGGTGCTAAATCAAGTGGAAACGCATCCACTTTTACCGCAGAATGATCTTCGGAAGTATTTGGCGGAACAAAATATCGCGCATGCTGCTTGGTCGCCACTTGCTAAAGGAATTTTGATGCAAAATCCGGTGATTACAGAAATCGCGAAAAAACATCAAGCTTCTGTTGATCAAGTGATTTTACAATGGCATTTGAACCGAAATACGATTATTTTTCCTAAGTCGATTACTTCTAGTCGAATTGAAGAAAACTCGCGCTTGTCGTATTTTCAATTGGATGCCGGTGACATGGAGAAAATTGACCGCCTGGAAACTGGCAAACGTGTTGGGCCGGATCCAGATGATTTAGAATACTTTTTAAGCAGCATTGAACGAGAACGCGCTTATTTAACAGGCGGGAAAACAGAATGACAGATATTCAAACGTTATTTCGCGCTAATGGTTCGCGAGCAGCAGCCCCGCCGATGGAAGCTTACATGAAAAATCAATTTACTTTTTTGGGGATTAGAGCCGGCGAGCGAAAAAAATTAGTAGCAACATTTTTGAAAGAAAACGGAGCGCCAGTTGATTTGCTTGGTCTTGCTGCCACTTTATTTGCAGAAGAAGAACGTGAATTTCAATATGTGGCGATTGATTTATTAAGCCGTTATGGCAAAAAACAGCCGAGTGAAGCGATAGAAGTCTATGAAAAATTAATTATAACGAAGTCGTGGTGGGATACGGTGGATGGTTTGGCGGGAACCGTTGTAAGTAATCATTTCAAATTGTATCCTGACCTAATTCCTACTTATAATGAAGCGTGGATTAACGGAGACAATATTTGGCTTGCGAGAACAGCGATTTTATTTCAACTTAAATATAAAGAACAAACCGATGTGGAGCTGCTATTTTCCAATTGCGAAAAATGGCTTGATTCCAAAGAATTTTTTATTCAAAAAGCAATTGGTTGGGCACTCAGACAATATGCCAAAGTAGATAGTGAGGCGGTTCGTCAGTTTGTAAATAGCCACACACTTGCGCCGCTAAGCCGTAGAGAAGCGCTTAAACATATCGGGGAGGCGTAAAATGTTACATCATGTGGAAATTTATGTAGCTGATTTAGAAAAAAGTCGTTTATTTTGGTCGGAATTGTTAGAAGAGCTTTCTTATGAGTTATATCAGTCGTGGAATGAGGGCTTTAGTTATAAGTTCGGGGAGACGTATTTAGTCTTTGTACAAGCCGAGGAACCGTTTCTGGCAGAAGGTTATCACCGTAAACGAGTTGGCTTGAATCATTTAGCTTTTCATGGTGGTACTAAAGAACGCGTCGATGCGTTTCGGGCTAAATTAAAAGCAAAAGGAATCCGACTTCTATATGAAGACCGATATCCTTTTGCTGGTGGTAAAAATCATTATGCCGTATTTTTTGAAGATCCAGATGGTATGAAAGTAGAGATTTGTGCAGAAGTCACGACGTAATGTTGTGGCTTTTTAAAATACCCAATCATCCCCAGCTGGTGCGGAAAAGTTCATTTCTTTGCCTTTGAAAGGATGATTTAAATGTAATTTCTCGGCATGTAGCATGATGCGATTAGCACGAGGCGAGCCACCGTAAAGTGTATCGCCAATGATTGGATGACCGATGCCGCTTAAATGAACACGGATTTGGTGCGTCCGGCCAGTTTCGATTTGGCACTCTACAAGCGAAGTGTTTTTTTCGTTATCATTTTCTAATACTTTTACATGGGTCACAGCGGGTTGACCGTATGGGCTGATTTGGCGTCTAGAGCCGTGATGGCGATCTTCACCAATTGGTTTATTAATCGTCTGCATCACAAGTCCCCAAGTGCCGTCAACAGCTGCAAGATAAGTCCGGTGAATCGCTCTATTTTCCATTTGCCACGATAGGCCGGCGATCGCTAATTTATTTTTAGCAAAGAGCACTAGTCCAGATGTTGTTTGATCGAGACGATGCACAGCTAGGGCATTCGCTTCTTGGTCTGTTTTTTCTAAATAATATTGCACTGCATTCGCGCACGTATCCCTTTCGTAACTATCATTGGGATGCGTTTTCATATCAACAGGTTTGTTCACGACAAGTAAAAAATCATCTTCATAAATAATTTCTAAGTCATACGCATAAACCGGAATTTTTTCGTGCAAAATGATTGGTAAAGAAAGACTTGCACCGACAAAAAGTGGCGTATTCCAATCTTCAAGTGGCTTATTATTAAGCAACACATTTTGCGACATGCGAATTTCATGGCGCGCTTTTTTTCCTAGATGGAATTTTTCTTGCAAAATAGTCGTTAATGAAAGGCCTTCCCAATCTTCTAAAATGGGCAATGTTACATGTGTCATAATCGTATCATCCGTTCTAATTTAATTTTTTATTCTTGTTTGTCTCGAAATTGCTTTGGCGACAAACCAGTATGTCTTTTAAAAGTCGTTGAAAAATGGGAGGGATTTGGAAAGCCGGACAGTTTCCCGATAGTTTCAATGGATTGATTAGTATGAAGTAGCTGCTGTTTTGCAAAATCAATCCGAATATTTTCGAGATACGTAATAGGCGTAATCGTCGTAATCCGCTTAAACGTTCGATGTAAATGATATGGACTCCCGTGGCAATCATCCGCAATAATTTGTAAAGTAAGTGGACGAGCAAAATTTTCCTTAAGATAGCTTTCGATATTAGTGACCCACTTGGTATCAGGTAGCGCATTACCACCAGATTTACATCGTTTACAAGCGCGATAGCCATTCGAAAAAGCTTCCTCCGCACTATGAAAAATGACAATATTTTCTTTTTTAGGTAATCGTGATTTACAAGAAGGATAGCAGAAAATCTTTGTTGATGTAACTCCGTAGAAAAAAGAGCCATCAGCAGTCTTGTCATTCGTTGCAATTGCTTGCCATCTTTTTTTTGTTAAGTAATAATCCGACAATGTTATCACCTCAACTTCTTATTAATCATAAACGTTATCAAGCTAAATTGCGAGGAAAACTTTTCTAATCTTGCTTTTATAGTGAAATTGCATAGGAAATCCATCTAATTAA contains:
- a CDS encoding amino acid ABC transporter ATP-binding protein, translated to MIDIKNLHKHFGKLEVLKGIDLEIASGEVVVVIGPSGSGKSTFLRCLNLLEQPTSGTILFENKDLMAKQTNVNELRQKMGMVFQNFNLFPHKNVLENLMLAPTKVKNEDSAVAKKHALSLLEKVGLANKATSYPSQLSGGQQQRVAIARALAMNPDVMLFDEPTSALDPEMVGEVLSVMKSLAKEGMTMVVVTHEMGFAREVADRVVFMDEGVIQEQGTPEEVFGNPQNDRTKDFLGKVLA
- a CDS encoding ABC transporter substrate-binding protein/permease, giving the protein MQKHLLQKFAAILLVFIVVFSGFTTVFAADTKDQTLANIQEKGVLTVGLSADYPPYEFHQTIDGKDKVVGFDVSIAEKIAKDLDVKLDIKEMNFDSLLGSLKTGKIDMIISGMSPTPERQKEVDFSDPYMFVQQRVVIRKTDKDKYTSVNDFSGVKVGAQKQTTQEELAQNELVGSEVVSLQKVPDLILNLKSNKVDAVVLEGPVAEAYISQDKTLAMADIKFANGSKETAIAMPKGSTDLQAKVNASIKDIQDTGLLKKYQKEANKLMFQDGSFYEKYGNYFITGTLITIALAAIGVLCGAILGSLLALMKLAKTRWLRWPAACYIEFVRGTPLLIQIFIVFFGTQIIGMDVSAFVSGCIALSLNSAAYVAEIIRAGISAVNKGQMEAARSLGMTQGASMRYIILPQAVKNILPALGNEFVTVIKESSIVSVIGVTELMFMTGVVQGASFKPFIPLIITSLIYFVLTFSLSRLLGVAERRMRTSD
- a CDS encoding inorganic phosphate transporter, producing MEGMFLITLVIVLAALAFDLINGFHDTANAIATSVSTKALKPRHAIILAAVMNFVGAISFTGVAKTITKDIVNPFALEHGELVILAALLSAIAWNLITWYFGIPSSSSHALIGSIAGAAIASAGFASIEYSGFTKIIVGLLVSPVLAFVVGYTIYSLFKIFLKNLNLATTNRRFRMIQVGTAALQSYTHGTNDAQKSMGIITMALIASGFQTTDDVQLWVQVSCAIAMAIGTSIGGWKIIKTVGGKIMKIKPVNGVAADLSSVIIIFGATFIHLPVSTTHVISSSILGVGTAHRVKGVKWDTAQRMIITWVITLPISATIAALIFYVLRFIL
- a CDS encoding DUF47 domain-containing protein, whose protein sequence is MAFKNKKDRFASLLHDIAVNLHEGANFFATYNINSVEDLHTFSNKIKEYETAGDSMVHKMIMELNDAFITPIEREDMLELTNRLDDVMDALDETAFSLEICQITHYDEYMTKFIQAIQASTVEIEKAVDLVFDKKLKDVRKLAIQIKDYESQCDDVYRESLIQLFQNEKDPIKLIRLREVYEKLEDIADSCQSVANTLESIVMKNA
- a CDS encoding aldo/keto reductase, yielding MTKTLQDRMILPGNETIPYIGLGVFQVTEQEFIAGAVEKAIEVGYRLFDTAAVYNNEAIVGQAIAGSAVSREELVISSKVWNGDLGYDETLFAFERTLRNLKLDYLDLYLIHWPVAGKYRDSWRAMERLHAEKLIKSIGVANFKQHHLSDLLVAANEKPVLNQVETHPLLPQNDLRKYLAEQNIAHAAWSPLAKGILMQNPVITEIAKKHQASVDQVILQWHLNRNTIIFPKSITSSRIEENSRLSYFQLDAGDMEKIDRLETGKRVGPDPDDLEYFLSSIERERAYLTGGKTE
- a CDS encoding DNA alkylation repair protein, translating into MTDIQTLFRANGSRAAAPPMEAYMKNQFTFLGIRAGERKKLVATFLKENGAPVDLLGLAATLFAEEEREFQYVAIDLLSRYGKKQPSEAIEVYEKLIITKSWWDTVDGLAGTVVSNHFKLYPDLIPTYNEAWINGDNIWLARTAILFQLKYKEQTDVELLFSNCEKWLDSKEFFIQKAIGWALRQYAKVDSEAVRQFVNSHTLAPLSRREALKHIGEA
- a CDS encoding VOC family protein; this translates as MLHHVEIYVADLEKSRLFWSELLEELSYELYQSWNEGFSYKFGETYLVFVQAEEPFLAEGYHRKRVGLNHLAFHGGTKERVDAFRAKLKAKGIRLLYEDRYPFAGGKNHYAVFFEDPDGMKVEICAEVTT
- a CDS encoding RluA family pseudouridine synthase; amino-acid sequence: MTHVTLPILEDWEGLSLTTILQEKFHLGKKARHEIRMSQNVLLNNKPLEDWNTPLFVGASLSLPIILHEKIPVYAYDLEIIYEDDFLLVVNKPVDMKTHPNDSYERDTCANAVQYYLEKTDQEANALAVHRLDQTTSGLVLFAKNKLAIAGLSWQMENRAIHRTYLAAVDGTWGLVMQTINKPIGEDRHHGSRRQISPYGQPAVTHVKVLENDNEKNTSLVECQIETGRTHQIRVHLSGIGHPIIGDTLYGGSPRANRIMLHAEKLHLNHPFKGKEMNFSAPAGDDWVF
- a CDS encoding bifunctional transcriptional activator/DNA repair enzyme AdaA; translation: MSDYYLTKKRWQAIATNDKTADGSFFYGVTSTKIFCYPSCKSRLPKKENIVIFHSAEEAFSNGYRACKRCKSGGNALPDTKWVTNIESYLKENFARPLTLQIIADDCHGSPYHLHRTFKRITTITPITYLENIRIDFAKQQLLHTNQSIETIGKLSGFPNPSHFSTTFKRHTGLSPKQFRDKQE